Part of the Syntrophorhabdaceae bacterium genome, ATTGCCCCGTTGCCTGAAGAGCCGGAGGTGAAAGAGATCAGCCTGGCCCGCGCCGAAGAGGGGCTTCAATCAATCGAGGAAAAGGCTTCAGCCCTCCTGGAGCATCGCCGCCGCCTCGTCCAGCGACAAAAGGAGCTGACCGCACTCTGCGATCAGGTATCCTGCTATAGCGGTCTCGACCTTCCGCTCGGAGCGTCCGACCGGTTCCGGTTTCTCCATTTCGTCACAGGAAGCCTGCCGGAGGAGAAGCTCGCAGGGCTGGAAAAAGAAGCGGGAGAGAAGGTGGCGCTCCTTCCCGCCGCCCTTCGGAAAGGACGGCGCTCCCTCGTGGCGATCACCACCCTCGAGGACGCATCCGCCCTTCAACAGGTGCTTGAGCGGGCCGGTTTTCAGCACGAGGCCCTCCCCGCAGAGCCGGAGACCACGGTAGAGAGCTTCTCCGAGGAAAAAGCCGGCGAGCGGGAGGAGACGGCAGTCGAGCTGGAGCGCGTGGCAGGAAGCCTTCGGGAGCTCACGGAGGAGGCAGCGGGTGCGCTCCACGAGCTCGAACGGGGGGCTGACGTCGAATGCCGGCTCCTGGAGGAGGCACGAAAATGTTCGCGCACTGAAGCGGCGGTCATGCTCTCGGGCTGGCTCCCGGCAGATAACATGGCCCATCTCGAGGAGCGGATCAGGGAAAAGACGGGCGGCAGGTATGCGGTCCGGGCGACCCCTCCCGATGCCTCATCAGAGGAGGAGGTGCCGGTATTACTGCGCCATTCGCGGCTCCTGCGCCCCTTCGAGATGCTGGTCTCCAACTATGGCTTCCCCAGCTATGGTGAGCTGGAGCCGACGCTCTTCGTGGCCCTGAGCTATATCGTCATGTTCGGCATGATGTTCGGCGATGCGGGTCACGGCGCGGTCCTCGCCGCATGCGGTCTTTTCGCGCTCCTGAAAAGCCCTTCTGCAAAAGTACGGGATTTCGGCCTCCTCCTTCTCTTCGGGGGCTCGTCGAGCATCATCTTCGGGGCCATATACGGGAGCGTCTTCGGCATCGCCTTCTTCAAGCATTACGCCCTCTGGCACGATCCCCTGGAGGGCGACCCCATGCAGCTCATGTACCTCGCCATCGGGTTCGGAATGGTAATGATAAGCCTCGGCCTCGTGCTCAATATGGTGAACAGATTTCAGCGGGGCGATGTGATCGGCGGCCTTCTCGGCAGGTTCGGTGTCATGGGCCTCATATTCTACTGGGGAGCCCTTTTTCTGGTCATCGCGGGACCTGCCGTCCGGTCGCGGGGTCTTATGCTCATCGCCGTCCTGCTCCTCCTGGGGGTTCCCATCCTGGCATGGGCGATAAAAGAACCCCTCGAGCATATCCTCCGCCGAAAGGCTTCCCATGAAGGCGCAGAAGGAGGGATGGCTGCCGCACTGATAGAATCCCTCGTGGGCGCATTTGAAGGGGTGCTTGGCTACCTTGCCAATACGATAAGCTTCGTCCGTCTTGCGGCATACGCCATGAGCCATGCGGCCTTACTGGTTGCGGCGTTCGTTCTTGCCAAAGAGCTGGAGGGCCTTCCCCTTGGCAGCGTGTGGGGCGTCGTCGTAATCATTCTGGGCAATATGATCGCCATAGTTCTTGAAGGCATCATTGCCTCGGTGCAGGCGCTGCGTCTCGAGTATTACGAGTTCTTCGGCAAATTCTTTTCCGGCAGCGGCCAACCTTTCAAGCCTTTCAGGCTGTTCTCGGAGGACCGGTCCCCGGCGCCGTAGCCGAAGGATCACGCCGTCCGGAGGCCGGGACCCGGGCGGGCGGAAAAGAGAGTATGGGCCGGGCGCTTTAGCCCGCAAGAGGGGAGGTGTCATATGAGAAAGACGTCATACTGGCGAATAGGACCATGGGGAGCAATTCTCACGGGGGTAATCCTGCTCGGTACTGCCATGGCGGAGGAGGCCGCGAAGACAGGCGGTGCGTCGGCCGACCAGAATGGGGCGATCAGGAGCATCGGCTTTGCCGTGGGCGCCGCCCTCGCCATAGGTTTCAGCGTCCTCGGCGCGGGATACGCGGTGGGCCGCATCGGTTCCGCGGCGTTGGGGTTGGGGGCGGAGAAACCGGAGCTCCTCACCCGGTCCATCCTCTTTGTGGCCCTGGCTGAAGGATTGGCCGTGCTCGGCTTTGCTATTGCCATGATGCTGGTGCAGAAGATTTAGGAGGCATTGCGTGCAGTTTGTATGTATCGGCGATGAGGAGACGGCGCAGGGGTTCAGGCTGGCAGGCATCACGGTAATGGTGGTTTCCACCGCCGAGGAGGCTTCTACCGCGATGGAGGATAGTCTGGCACGTCCTGATTGCGGGATGGTGATCATTACCCAGACCGCGGCCTCCTTGATCCGGCCGAAGGTGGAGGAGATCCGTCTCGAGCGGGACCATCCGCTCATTGTGGAGATACCCGGTCCTGACGGACCATTGCCCGGACGGAGGAGTCTCCGTGAATTTGTGGCTGAGGCCGTGGGTGTGACGGTGGGATAGGAGGTATTCGGAATGGCGGTGAATCCGGATTCTGCGCATCTGTTATGCGAAGAGATCCTTGCCGTGGCGAGGACGCAGGCCGAAGAGATCCTTGCCGTGGCGAACAGGGAGGCGCGGGCCCTACTGGATCAGGCCGCTTTTCAGGCCAGCAAGGCCCGGGAGGAGGAGGATGACCGGGCGCGGACCGAGGCTGCCCGGCGAAGGGAGATCGTCGCGGCGACGATCGAGGTGGAGATCGGCAGGCTTCACTCGGAGAGGGTGGAAGTGATGCTTGAGTCCATCTATCACGAAGCGTACCGGCGGCTCGAGATGCGCGAAGGATTCGAATACAGGGAGACCCTCGTCGGACTTGCCTCTGCCGTGATAGGCAGGACAACAGGGGATCAGTTCGTGATAAAGATCTCGGAGGCCGACCGCGCCATATTCGGAGACGGAGCGCTCCGGGAGATCCTGGGGAGGGCCGAAAGGCCGGCAATCGAGGTGAGTGTCGCCTATGAGTCCGATTTTACGGGAGGCGGCATCGTGGTGGAAGACCGGGAGGCGCGCAGGGTCTGGGATAACCGTCTTATAAAGAGACTCGAGCGGATGTGGCCGGAGCTGCGGCGACTCATCGCGGCGAAGGTGTCCGTTATCCCGAACGCAGAATCAGGAGGGGACGGCCCATGACGGCATCGACACCGTTCGTTGAACCGACGGCGATCCGCATCAGCGGCCCCATCGTAACTGCCGAAGGGATGGCCGACGCGGGGATGTATGAAGTGGTGCAGGTGGGGAGTCTCGGACTCATAGGCGAGGTGGTGCGTCTCGTGGGGGACCGGGCCACCATCCAGGTCTATGAGGATACCACCATGCTCAAGCCCGGCGCGCCCATCCGGCGTACCGGTGCTCCCCTTACCGTGTGGCTCGGCCCGGGGCTTCTCGGGAATATCTATGACGGCATCCAGCGTCCCTTGCCCGGTATCCAGGCGCGAAGCGGCGCATGGATCCGCCGCGGCGAGAAAGTAGACCCCCTCGATCTGGAGAAATATTGGACCTTTGAGCCGTCGGTTTCGGCGGGTGACCTGGTGGGGGCGGGCAGGACCATAGGAACGGTCGAGGAGACGCCTCTCGTCTCCCACCGGATCATGATCCCGCCGGACATTTCGGGCGTGGTGAAATCGATAAAGGAAAGGGGAGAATACAGCCTGAAAGAGACCCTCGCCGTCATCGAGACCTCGACCGGCCCCAGGGAAGTGACCATGCTGCAGCGGTGGCCCTCCCGGCTGCCTCGCCCCATTTTCGAGCGGCTAAGGATCACGGAGCCGCTGATCACGGGGCAGCGCATCATCGACACCTTCTTCCCTATCGGCAAGGGCGGAGCCGCGGCCATCCCCGGCGGGTTCGGTACGGGAAAGACGATTACCCAGCACCAGCTCGCGAAATGGTCGAATGCCGAGATCATCGTCTTCATCGGATGCGGGGAGCGGGGGAATGAGATGACCGAGGTGCTCCGCGAATTTCCGGAGCTCAAGGACCCCCGCTCGGGAAGGCCCCTCATGGAGCGGACCATCCTGATCGCCAACACTTCGAACATGCCCGTGGCAGCGCGGGAGGTATCGATCTACACGGGCATCACCCTCGCCGAATACTACAGGGATATGGGGCTCAGCGTGGCGGTCTTCGCCGATTCGACCAGCCGCTGGGCGGAGGCCCTGAGAGAGCTGGCCGCGCGCCTCGAAGAGATGCCTGCGGAGGAGGGCTTCCCCGCTTCCCTGCCCACGCGGCTCGCCCAGTTCTACGAGCGGGGAGGAGCGGTTACCACCCTGGCGGGAGAGCGCGGCTCCGTGAGCATCGTGGGTGCGGTCAGCCCGCCCGGCGGGGACTTTTCGGAGCCCGTGACCCAGCATACGCGCCGGTTCATACGCTGCTTCTGGGCCCTCGACACCGAGCTGGCCAATGCGCGCCATTATCCCTCGATTCACTGGCTTCACTCCTACTCGGAGTACGTGGAGGACGTGGGCCCGTGGTGGAAGAAAGAAGATCCCGACTGGACAGAGCAGCGCACCGAGGCATTGACCCTCCTCCAGCGCGAGGAGCGCCTCCAGCAGATAGTGAAGCTTGTCGGACCCGATGTACTGCCCGATGCACAGCGCCTGATCCTTTTTGTGGCGGAGATCATGAAAGACGGCTTTCTGGCCCAGAGTGCCTTTGATCAGAACGACATGTATTGCGCCCCCGAGAAGCAGGTCGGACTGCTGCGCATCATTCTCACCCTCTATCGGAGGGCCCGGGACCTCATCCAGGAGGGCGTCCCCTTAAGCCGGATCAGGGGCCTGGGCTGTGTCTCCCATGTGCTCCGGGCAAAGGCCGCCTTCGGGAATGACGAGCCCGAAAGGATGAAAGGACTGGAGCAGGAAGTTCTCGCGGAAATCGAGACCCTTGCCAGGGAATACGGGAGGAAGGCCTCGTGATATGAAGACCCGGTTCGATGTAGATGACCTCGGATTGCAGTATGTGGGCGCCTCGCGCATCGAGGGACCGCTGGTCGTGGTGGAGCGGGTGCGGGACGTGGGCTACGACGAGACCGTGGAGATCCTCGACGGAACGGGCCGTCCCCGGCTCGGACGGGTGCTCGACATCTCCGGGACCCAGGCGGTGGTGCAGGTCCTCGAAGGCACCATGGGCCTCTCGAACCGGAGGCTCCGCACCCGGTTCCTGGGCGAGAGCTTTCGCCTTCCCGTGTCGCGCCGGATGCTGGGGCGCATATTCGATGGGCTCGGCCGTCCGATTGACGGGGGGCCTGCCGCCCTCTCTGCGGATAGGCGGGACGTGAACGGCATGCCCATCAACCCCTTCGCCAGGCTCTACCCCAGGGAATTCATACAGACAGGCCTTTCCGCCATCGACGGGATGAATGCCCTGGTGCGGGGCCAGAAGCTCCCGGTCTTTTCCGGCAACGGCCTGCCCCATGACCGCGTCTCCGCCCAGATCGTAAGGCAGGCGCGCCTCCTGGAGGAGGAGGTGGAGTTTTCCATGGTCTTTGCCGCCATGGGCGTGAAGCACGACGTGGCCGAGTTCTTCATCCGCAACTTCCGGGACTCGGGGGCCCTGGCCCGGGCCGTCATGTTCCTGTCGCTGGCCGACGCGCCGAGCGTGGAGCGTCTTATCACGCCCCGGGTGGCCCTCACCCTCGCGGAACACCTCGCCTTCGACTGCGGCCGCCACGTGCTCGTGCTCCTTACGGATATGACGAATTACTGCGAAAGCCTGCGCGAAGTGGGCACCGCCCGCGGCGAGATCCCCGGCCGCAAGGGCTACCCCGGGTACCTCTATTCGGACCTCGCCGGCATTTACGAGCGGGCGGGCAGGATCGAAGGCTCCCCGGGCTCCATCACCCAGATGGCCATTCTCACCATGCCCGCCGACGATATCAGCCACCCCGTGCCCGACCTCACGGGCTATATTACGGAAGGGCAGATCGTGCTCGACCGAGACCTCTTTCAGCGAGGGGTATATCCCCCCATCGCCGGTCTGCCGAGCCTGTCGCGCCTCATGAAGGACGGCGTGGGCAAAGGCTATACCCGCGAGGACCACCCGTCCCTCGCAAGCCAGCTTTTTGCATGTTACGCGTATGTGAAGCGGGTGCGCGGGCTCGCGGACGTGATCGGAGAGGAGGAGCTGAGCCCCGTCGACAAGCAGTACCTGAAATTCGGAGACGCCTTCGAGACGAGGTTTTTGAACCAGGGGGAATATGAGAACCGCTCCATAGAAACCACCCTGGAGCTGGGCTGGGACGTACTCTCCGCTCTCCCTCGGGACGAGCTGCATCGCGTGAGCGACGCCTTGCTCGAGAAGCACTACCGTCACGAGAAGGGAGAATCCGCCGGGATGGCGTGAAGGACGGACCCGGGCAGGAGGGGATATGGCAAAACTGAACATTGCCCCCACCAAATCGAACCTCCTCATGCTGAAACGGCAGCTCGAGTTCGCGGAGGAGGGCTATGACCTCCTCGAACAAAAGCGGCAGATCCTGATCACCGAGCTTATGAGCCGCGTGAGCCGTGCCTCCGAGACTGAGCAAAGCGCTGCTCACGCGCTTCACGAGGCCTTTGCTGCGCTGCGTGACGCCCGACTCGACCGGGGCGCCGGGGCAATCGATCGTGCCGCCCTCGGCGTGCGGATGGACCACCAGGTGGAGTTGTCGGAGCAGCACCTCATGGGCATGAGGGTCCCCCGCGTGACGGTGCGCACGGAGCCGGTGAGCGTCCAGTTCGGCCTCGAAGGGACCTCGCCCAATGCCGACACGGCCATGAGCCGTTTCATAGAAGTCCTTCCCCTCCTTGCCCGCCTGGCGGAGCTCGAAAACGCAGTGATGCGCATTGCCCGCGAGCTCAAGAAGACCCAGCGTCGCTGCAACGCCCTCTCCAAGATCTTCATGCCCGTCTATCGCGAGACCATCGCCTATATCACGGGCTCCCTCGAAGAAAGAGAGCGGGAATCGTTCATTATCCTCAAGATGATCCGGGACCGCCTGGAGCACGCCTCCTCTGAAAGCGACGGCAGGAGCTGACCGGAAGGAAGGCACATCCTTTCGGCGAGCACATATTGTGGCATCTCAAATCTCTTGAATCTTTCTCCCCACGATCCACGCCTCGATAATTTTCAGATCTTCTCGTTCATATCCGGCGAATTCAGGGTGGAGCCTCACCGTATCGAACACCGCGTCGCTCTCCGATCTGGGATTAGCTTCGACTATCTCGAAGCCTGCCTCTTCAAAAATCTTCAGATAGTCACTATGTCTCAACCTGTTTTGATACTGAAAGGAGGGGGAATATTTTCCCCATTCTTTTTCGGAATATTGGAGAAAATTATAGGGTGTGATGCTTCCGTCGAAGTAGTGCCAGTGGTCGGCGTAGCCGATGAAGCAGGAGACGATGCCGCGGGGGCGCAAGATCCTCCTGCACTCTGCAAGGAGAGGGAGAAGATCCTTCCTGGGCACATGCTCGAGGACCGTATGGGAATATATGAGGTCGAAAAAGTCCGAAGGGTAGGGTGTTTGCGTGAAATAGAGGGGCGCCGCATAATGGATTTTGGCCATATCGGGGTATTCGTGCCACAGGCGTTCATATTGACGACGGGCATGATTTACAAGGTCCTCTCTCCGTAAGGGGAGCACATCGGCGCAATGGATCTCACGGAAACCGTGGAGGCTCATCTTCATAGCCATGGAGAGCTCGCGCCCGCACCCGACTTCGTAGCAGAAGTCGCCTTCCGAACGATATCGGTGATAGTAGCCGAGGTGGGTTAAGGCAGCGCTTCGTTTTTCCCGGAATTGAGCATCCGACATAGGAAGGCTGTGGACGATGCGGCGCTGGAAAAAATAATTGAGGGCCCCGCCGCAGGGGAGGCGGCTGAAAGCTGCCTGAAGGAGCCACTTCAACTTCCACTTCATAGCGCAAAGCATACATTATCTTATTCGGTCACGCAAAAGTTTTCTTAACGAGGACGCCGCGAAGGCCCACATAGCCAACGAGCCCCCGTTGACACCCAACCGGCCCTCCCGCGGCCGATCGCAAAGGGTCCATTCAGCGTTACGTAGCTCGCACAGCGAGCGAGAGGGTGAGGCTCAGACGGCTTTGCCGTCTGAGCCTCAGTAGGCGCCTGAAGCGGGGGGCGACGTGAGCCCCTTGAACGCTCCGGAAGCTTGACGTAACTGTCATAATGATGAATAACTATAACCGCAGCTTCCATGGGTCCCCTTAACTGGGGGGCACCCATGGCGGGCACGGCGGAGAATACCCCCGGGAGATCCTGCGGCAGCTCGGACGCGAGACCCTTCCCTTCCCTGCCCGTCCCGGAACAATACAGGAATTGCGGGCCCTTGGGGCATCATGGGCCGTGAAAGGCGGAAGATCATGAAAATAGATATGCACAGCCACATCGAGATACGGGAGGCCCTCGACTTTCTCTCCGAAAGGCCGGTAAATCCCATGGCCCCCAAGCCCGGCCATATGGCCTATGACTATACGATGGAGCAGATAAGGAAAATGGGCCCCCAGCTCCAGGACCCGGCAAGAAGGATCGCCGACCTCGATCAAATGGGCCTCGACATGGCAGTCCTCTCCATCGCGCCTACCGACTTCTTCTATGCCCTTCCGGCAGAGCAGACCTTCAGGATCTGCCGTTTCGAAAACGACCGGCTCGCGGCACTCGTGCACGAATATCCGGAGAGGCTCGCGGCCATGGCGACCGTGCCTTTGCAGGATGTGGGATTAGCCGGGAAAGAGCTCGAGAGGTCGGTCCAAAAGCTCGGCCTCAAGGGGGTGGAGATAGGTACCAATGTGAACGGGGCATTCCTGGGGGAGGAGCAGTTCCTCCCCTTCTTCGAGACGGCAGCGGCCCTCGGGGTACCTGTCTATATCCATCCCCACAACCCCGCGGGAGCGGACAGGATGAAGGATTACTACTTCTTCAACGTCCTGGGATTTCCCATGGATACGACCCTGGCGGCGGGGTCGCTGATCTACAGCGGGATCTTCGACAAGCTCCCGGGACTTAAGCTGATCCTCTCCCATGCGGGAGGCGCGCTTCCTTATGTGGTAGGAAGGATGAACCACGCAAGAAAGATCAGGCCGGAGTGCACGGCGCCGAAAAAGCCGCCGGAAGAGTACGTAAAAATGTTCCACTACGACACCATCTCCCACGGAGCGGATCAGCTCCGGTTCCTTATCTCCGCGGTTGGCGCGGACCATGTGCTGCTGGGCACGGATTACCCCTACGACATGGGCGACGCGGACCCTCTGGCATCCATCGAGGCGATAGTAGGTCTGTCGGCGGAAGAGAGGGCGAAGATCGAGGGTGAAAACGCGACAAAGCTTTTCAAGCTATAGAAAAGAAGCGAAGGAAGCAGGGGCCGGGAGGGCCGGATGAAGCCATTCACCAAAAATGAGCCGGCAACGTCGGTCAAGCGGATTTTGGACGTGAAGGAAGATCGGAAAGGACGGGAGAGGCTAGTTGGGGTGAAGACTCCCCTTCTCTCTTTTAGAT contains:
- a CDS encoding V-type ATP synthase subunit F, whose translation is MQFVCIGDEETAQGFRLAGITVMVVSTAEEASTAMEDSLARPDCGMVIITQTAASLIRPKVEEIRLERDHPLIVEIPGPDGPLPGRRSLREFVAEAVGVTVG
- a CDS encoding V-type ATP synthase subunit A, which codes for MTASTPFVEPTAIRISGPIVTAEGMADAGMYEVVQVGSLGLIGEVVRLVGDRATIQVYEDTTMLKPGAPIRRTGAPLTVWLGPGLLGNIYDGIQRPLPGIQARSGAWIRRGEKVDPLDLEKYWTFEPSVSAGDLVGAGRTIGTVEETPLVSHRIMIPPDISGVVKSIKERGEYSLKETLAVIETSTGPREVTMLQRWPSRLPRPIFERLRITEPLITGQRIIDTFFPIGKGGAAAIPGGFGTGKTITQHQLAKWSNAEIIVFIGCGERGNEMTEVLREFPELKDPRSGRPLMERTILIANTSNMPVAAREVSIYTGITLAEYYRDMGLSVAVFADSTSRWAEALRELAARLEEMPAEEGFPASLPTRLAQFYERGGAVTTLAGERGSVSIVGAVSPPGGDFSEPVTQHTRRFIRCFWALDTELANARHYPSIHWLHSYSEYVEDVGPWWKKEDPDWTEQRTEALTLLQREERLQQIVKLVGPDVLPDAQRLILFVAEIMKDGFLAQSAFDQNDMYCAPEKQVGLLRIILTLYRRARDLIQEGVPLSRIRGLGCVSHVLRAKAAFGNDEPERMKGLEQEVLAEIETLAREYGRKAS
- a CDS encoding V-type ATP synthase subunit B; the encoded protein is MKTRFDVDDLGLQYVGASRIEGPLVVVERVRDVGYDETVEILDGTGRPRLGRVLDISGTQAVVQVLEGTMGLSNRRLRTRFLGESFRLPVSRRMLGRIFDGLGRPIDGGPAALSADRRDVNGMPINPFARLYPREFIQTGLSAIDGMNALVRGQKLPVFSGNGLPHDRVSAQIVRQARLLEEEVEFSMVFAAMGVKHDVAEFFIRNFRDSGALARAVMFLSLADAPSVERLITPRVALTLAEHLAFDCGRHVLVLLTDMTNYCESLREVGTARGEIPGRKGYPGYLYSDLAGIYERAGRIEGSPGSITQMAILTMPADDISHPVPDLTGYITEGQIVLDRDLFQRGVYPPIAGLPSLSRLMKDGVGKGYTREDHPSLASQLFACYAYVKRVRGLADVIGEEELSPVDKQYLKFGDAFETRFLNQGEYENRSIETTLELGWDVLSALPRDELHRVSDALLEKHYRHEKGESAGMA
- a CDS encoding methyltransferase domain-containing protein, with translation MLCAMKWKLKWLLQAAFSRLPCGGALNYFFQRRIVHSLPMSDAQFREKRSAALTHLGYYHRYRSEGDFCYEVGCGRELSMAMKMSLHGFREIHCADVLPLRREDLVNHARRQYERLWHEYPDMAKIHYAAPLYFTQTPYPSDFFDLIYSHTVLEHVPRKDLLPLLAECRRILRPRGIVSCFIGYADHWHYFDGSITPYNFLQYSEKEWGKYSPSFQYQNRLRHSDYLKIFEEAGFEIVEANPRSESDAVFDTVRLHPEFAGYEREDLKIIEAWIVGRKIQEI
- a CDS encoding V-type ATP synthase subunit D, which translates into the protein MAKLNIAPTKSNLLMLKRQLEFAEEGYDLLEQKRQILITELMSRVSRASETEQSAAHALHEAFAALRDARLDRGAGAIDRAALGVRMDHQVELSEQHLMGMRVPRVTVRTEPVSVQFGLEGTSPNADTAMSRFIEVLPLLARLAELENAVMRIARELKKTQRRCNALSKIFMPVYRETIAYITGSLEERERESFIILKMIRDRLEHASSESDGRS
- a CDS encoding V-type ATPase 116kDa subunit family protein, translated to MFRPVSMVRLDAIVLERDQSKVLRDLGNLGVIQLTRTRPEPDCASLAARDLAQWDRVRARAADLRQSLGIAPLPEEPEVKEISLARAEEGLQSIEEKASALLEHRRRLVQRQKELTALCDQVSCYSGLDLPLGASDRFRFLHFVTGSLPEEKLAGLEKEAGEKVALLPAALRKGRRSLVAITTLEDASALQQVLERAGFQHEALPAEPETTVESFSEEKAGEREETAVELERVAGSLRELTEEAAGALHELERGADVECRLLEEARKCSRTEAAVMLSGWLPADNMAHLEERIREKTGGRYAVRATPPDASSEEEVPVLLRHSRLLRPFEMLVSNYGFPSYGELEPTLFVALSYIVMFGMMFGDAGHGAVLAACGLFALLKSPSAKVRDFGLLLLFGGSSSIIFGAIYGSVFGIAFFKHYALWHDPLEGDPMQLMYLAIGFGMVMISLGLVLNMVNRFQRGDVIGGLLGRFGVMGLIFYWGALFLVIAGPAVRSRGLMLIAVLLLLGVPILAWAIKEPLEHILRRKASHEGAEGGMAAALIESLVGAFEGVLGYLANTISFVRLAAYAMSHAALLVAAFVLAKELEGLPLGSVWGVVVIILGNMIAIVLEGIIASVQALRLEYYEFFGKFFSGSGQPFKPFRLFSEDRSPAP
- a CDS encoding amidohydrolase family protein; translation: MKIDMHSHIEIREALDFLSERPVNPMAPKPGHMAYDYTMEQIRKMGPQLQDPARRIADLDQMGLDMAVLSIAPTDFFYALPAEQTFRICRFENDRLAALVHEYPERLAAMATVPLQDVGLAGKELERSVQKLGLKGVEIGTNVNGAFLGEEQFLPFFETAAALGVPVYIHPHNPAGADRMKDYYFFNVLGFPMDTTLAAGSLIYSGIFDKLPGLKLILSHAGGALPYVVGRMNHARKIRPECTAPKKPPEEYVKMFHYDTISHGADQLRFLISAVGADHVLLGTDYPYDMGDADPLASIEAIVGLSAEERAKIEGENATKLFKL
- a CDS encoding V-type ATP synthase subunit E family protein; the protein is MAVNPDSAHLLCEEILAVARTQAEEILAVANREARALLDQAAFQASKAREEEDDRARTEAARRREIVAATIEVEIGRLHSERVEVMLESIYHEAYRRLEMREGFEYRETLVGLASAVIGRTTGDQFVIKISEADRAIFGDGALREILGRAERPAIEVSVAYESDFTGGGIVVEDREARRVWDNRLIKRLERMWPELRRLIAAKVSVIPNAESGGDGP
- a CDS encoding ATP synthase subunit C gives rise to the protein MRKTSYWRIGPWGAILTGVILLGTAMAEEAAKTGGASADQNGAIRSIGFAVGAALAIGFSVLGAGYAVGRIGSAALGLGAEKPELLTRSILFVALAEGLAVLGFAIAMMLVQKI